A window of Dyella terrae contains these coding sequences:
- the adhP gene encoding alcohol dehydrogenase AdhP, with protein MPATMKAAVCSAFGKPLDIREVPVPTPGPGQILVRIRASGVCHTDLHAIDGDWPVKPNPPFIPGHEGVGEVAAVGQGVTVVKEGDRVGVPWLHSTCGHCEYCLGGWETLCETQQNTGYSVNGGFADYALADAAYVGHLPARSDYIEIAPVLCAGVTVYKGLKVTEAKPGHWVVISGIGGLGHMAVQYARAMGLHVAAVDVDDAKLELAKKLGAEVAVNAMKTDPAAFIRKEIGGGHGVLVTAVSPKAFEQALGMVRRGGTVSLTGLPPGSFPLPIFDMVLGGVTVRGSIVGTRLDLQEALAFAGNGQVKATVSTARLDDINSVFERMQKGQIEGRIVLDMG; from the coding sequence ATGCCTGCCACGATGAAAGCCGCCGTCTGTTCCGCCTTTGGCAAACCCCTGGACATTCGCGAAGTGCCGGTGCCTACGCCGGGCCCGGGACAGATTCTGGTGCGCATTCGCGCTTCTGGCGTCTGTCACACCGACCTGCACGCCATCGACGGCGACTGGCCGGTGAAGCCGAACCCGCCTTTCATCCCCGGACATGAAGGCGTCGGCGAAGTGGCGGCAGTCGGCCAGGGCGTCACCGTGGTGAAGGAAGGTGACCGGGTCGGCGTGCCGTGGCTGCATTCCACGTGTGGTCACTGCGAGTACTGCCTCGGCGGGTGGGAGACGCTGTGCGAAACACAGCAGAACACCGGGTATTCGGTGAATGGCGGCTTCGCCGATTACGCGCTCGCCGATGCGGCGTATGTCGGTCACCTCCCGGCGAGATCCGACTACATCGAGATCGCGCCGGTGCTCTGTGCTGGCGTCACGGTCTACAAGGGCCTGAAGGTCACGGAGGCGAAGCCGGGTCACTGGGTCGTCATCTCCGGCATTGGCGGGCTCGGCCACATGGCCGTGCAGTACGCACGCGCGATGGGACTGCACGTAGCCGCTGTCGACGTCGACGACGCCAAGCTCGAGCTCGCCAAAAAGCTGGGCGCTGAAGTGGCGGTCAATGCCATGAAGACCGATCCGGCGGCCTTTATCCGCAAGGAGATAGGCGGAGGGCACGGCGTGCTGGTGACGGCGGTTTCGCCCAAAGCGTTCGAGCAGGCGCTGGGCATGGTCCGTCGCGGTGGAACGGTGTCACTCACGGGGCTTCCGCCCGGCAGTTTTCCGCTGCCCATTTTTGACATGGTGCTGGGCGGCGTCACCGTGCGCGGCTCGATTGTCGGCACCCGGCTGGACTTGCAGGAAGCGCTCGCGTTTGCCGGCAACGGCCAGGTGAAGGCCACCGTTTCCACGGCAAGACTGGACGACATCAACAGCGTGTTCGAGCGCATGCAGAAGGGGCAGATCGAAGGACGCATCGTGCTCGACATGGGGTAA
- a CDS encoding multifunctional CCA addition/repair protein: protein MRIYLVGGAVRDQLLQRPVTDHDHVVVGAMPDDMLAQGFRPVGKDFPVFLHPKTGEEYALARTERKTGRGYHGFAFQADPSVTLEEDLARRDLTINAIAQDEDGSLVDPFHGVADIEARVLRHVSDAFVEDPVRLLRVARFAARFAPLGFTVAPETMALMQQMVRDGEVDHLVPERVWQETRRALGEAQPSAFLRVLRESGALAALFPEVDALYGVPQRAEFHPEIDTGVHVEMVVDAAARIAPGNDLVGYCALTHDLGKALTPADELPRHVGHEHAGLEPLQALSSRLKVPTEHAILAERVCREHLNAHRAFELKSSTVLKLLMSLDALRRPERLDVFLAACLADKRGRLGHENDAYPQADFLRAARDAAAAIQAGPLVARGLQGPAVGEAMERERVKAIDGVARG, encoded by the coding sequence ATGCGCATCTACCTCGTCGGCGGCGCCGTCCGCGACCAACTCCTGCAGCGTCCCGTCACCGACCACGATCACGTCGTGGTGGGCGCCATGCCCGACGACATGCTGGCGCAGGGCTTCCGTCCCGTCGGCAAGGACTTCCCCGTGTTCCTTCATCCGAAGACGGGTGAGGAATACGCGCTCGCACGTACCGAACGGAAGACCGGGCGCGGCTATCACGGCTTCGCGTTCCAGGCCGACCCGTCAGTGACGCTGGAGGAAGACCTCGCGCGCCGCGACCTCACCATCAATGCCATTGCCCAGGATGAAGACGGCAGCCTGGTCGATCCGTTCCATGGGGTCGCCGATATCGAGGCGCGCGTGCTGCGCCATGTGTCCGATGCGTTCGTCGAGGATCCCGTGCGCCTCCTGCGCGTCGCTCGTTTTGCCGCGCGCTTCGCACCGCTGGGCTTCACGGTGGCGCCGGAAACGATGGCGCTGATGCAGCAGATGGTGCGCGACGGGGAGGTCGATCATCTGGTGCCCGAACGCGTCTGGCAGGAAACACGCCGCGCCCTTGGCGAAGCGCAACCGTCGGCCTTTTTGCGCGTGTTGCGCGAGAGCGGTGCGCTGGCGGCCCTGTTTCCGGAAGTGGATGCCCTTTACGGCGTGCCGCAGCGCGCTGAGTTCCATCCCGAGATCGATACCGGCGTGCATGTCGAGATGGTGGTCGATGCCGCCGCACGCATCGCGCCGGGCAACGACCTCGTGGGCTATTGCGCGCTGACGCACGACCTTGGCAAAGCGCTGACGCCCGCCGACGAACTACCCCGCCATGTCGGCCACGAGCATGCCGGGCTTGAACCACTGCAAGCCTTGTCATCGCGACTGAAAGTCCCGACCGAGCATGCCATCCTGGCGGAGCGCGTGTGCCGCGAGCATCTGAATGCGCACCGGGCCTTCGAGCTCAAGTCGTCGACCGTGCTGAAGCTGCTGATGTCGCTCGATGCCTTGCGTCGCCCTGAAAGGCTGGATGTGTTTCTTGCCGCCTGCCTGGCCGACAAGCGGGGCCGCCTCGGGCACGAGAACGATGCCTATCCGCAGGCCGACTTTCTGCGCGCGGCGCGGGATGCGGCGGCGGCGATCCAGGCGGGACCGCTGGTGGCCAGGGGGTTGCAGGGGCCAGCCGTCGGTGAGGCGATGGAGAGGGAAAGGGTGAAGGCGATTGATGGGGTGGCGCGGGGTTGA